In a single window of the Rhineura floridana isolate rRhiFlo1 chromosome 3, rRhiFlo1.hap2, whole genome shotgun sequence genome:
- the TIMP1 gene encoding metalloproteinase inhibitor 1 produces the protein MDSAKAHGFLTASFLLLLAFLGDPTAACSCAPRHPQSAYCYADVVIRGKFVGVSKQLVNISVGEPVWWVRHEIKNTKVYKGPEEMQDVRFLHTPAMESVCGYEHKGPLKGEEYVIAGMLEGDRVMITACSFIQPWALLSLAQKRGLSSDYSKGCNCTIVPCNSMPCSITSDNQCLWTDGIISRLWDGFQAKRLACLPRVESAGLCTWQSLSTQGPGSLRKAHLRQ, from the exons ATGGACTCAGCTAAAGCGCATGGATTCCTGacagccagcttcctcctcctccttgctttcCTGGGGGATCCCACAGCAGCCTGCTCCTGTGCCCCTCGGCACCCCCAGTCTGCATACTGCTATGCTGATGTCG TCATCAGGGGTAAATTTGTGGGAGTCAGCAAGCAGCTTGTGAACATCTCCGTAGGAGAACCTGTGTGGTGGGTGCGCCATGAGATCAAAAACACCAAG gTGTACAAGGGCCCCGAGGAGATGCAAGATGTCCGTTTCCTCCACACCCCTGCCATGGAAAGTGTCTGTGGCTACGAACACAAGGGGCCTCTCAAAGGAGAAGAGTATGTCATTGCAG GCATGCTGGAAGGCGATCGTGTCATGATCACAGCTTGCTCCTTCATCCAGCCGTGGGCTCTGCTCTCTCTTGCACAGAAACGAGGCCTGAGTTCAGACTACAGCAAGGGATGCAACTGCACA attgtgccctgcaattccatgccatGCTCCATCACCTCCGACAATCAGTGCCTGTGGACAGATGGGATCATATCCCGGTTATGGGATGGCTTCCAGGCCAAACGCTTGGCCTGCCTACCCCGGGTTGAAAGCGCCGGCCTCTGCACCTGGCAATCACTGAGCACCCAGGGGCCAGGCTCCCTTCGCAAGGCTCACCTGAGACAGTGA